In a single window of the Ruminococcus albus 7 = DSM 20455 genome:
- a CDS encoding tetratricopeptide repeat protein gives MRYFIMIFILSYPRYLMSSIIRILCVGIIHYFAAKYFWGIDSIVFTVVIALLATIIVHGVSTFRGVKSTKKEYELMTRIEAEAKNGSLSAETMKELEEHLNNMEPSGINIPFINTFVVVLAGYYQKNAEFNKAMDILDKFSKATLDDPSITDTGIMEYYSFRITACSYLNETDKLESYYNDAMKFIDSKKKKNDLINVSIKCFKINRAIANGDIDEAETLTSPLLESDKSDDVAGAYIFMARCAAKRGDKQKVCEYLDKAAELAVKGMDKNTLELRKEYILSQMD, from the coding sequence ATGAGATATTTTATTATGATTTTTATATTATCATATCCCCGTTATTTAATGTCATCTATAATACGTATTCTGTGCGTTGGCATTATTCACTATTTTGCGGCAAAGTATTTTTGGGGCATAGATAGTATTGTTTTTACTGTGGTCATAGCTCTGCTGGCAACAATTATTGTACACGGTGTTTCAACATTTCGCGGAGTGAAAAGTACCAAGAAAGAATATGAATTAATGACCAGAATAGAAGCAGAAGCAAAAAATGGCAGTTTATCCGCTGAAACAATGAAAGAACTTGAAGAACATCTGAATAATATGGAGCCCAGCGGCATCAATATACCTTTTATAAATACGTTTGTTGTCGTTCTTGCCGGATATTATCAGAAAAATGCAGAGTTTAACAAGGCAATGGATATACTGGATAAATTCAGCAAAGCCACACTTGATGACCCAAGCATCACCGATACGGGCATAATGGAGTACTATTCTTTTCGTATCACAGCTTGCAGTTATCTGAACGAAACAGATAAGCTTGAAAGCTACTATAACGATGCCATGAAGTTCATTGACAGCAAAAAGAAGAAAAATGATCTAATAAATGTATCCATAAAATGTTTTAAGATAAATCGTGCGATCGCAAACGGTGATATCGATGAAGCAGAAACTCTTACATCACCGCTGCTTGAAAGCGATAAAAGTGATGATGTTGCAGGGGCTTACATTTTTATGGCGCGATGCGCCGCAAAGCGCGGTGACAAGCAGAAAGTCTGCGAGTATTTAGACAAAGCCGCAGAACTCGCTGTCAAAGGTATGGACAAAAATACTCTTGAACTGCGCAAAGAGTATATCCTATCCCAAATGGACTGA
- a CDS encoding O-acetylhomoserine aminocarboxypropyltransferase/cysteine synthase family protein, with protein sequence MKIETKCLHEGYTPKNGEPRVVPIVQSTTYVYDSTDAVAAVFDDPTLSLIYGRFENPTTDAVEKKIAALEGGVAAMCTSSGQAASLCSILNICESGDSFIASTAIYGGTINLFSITLKKLGIECIWVDPDCTEEELMAAFKPNTKLVFGETIANPSLTVLDIEKFAKAAHANGVPLIVDNTFATPILCRPIEWGADIVIHSTSKYMDGHAVQVGGVIVDSGKFDWTASGKFPCMTEPDESYHGTIYTEKYPFAPFIVKARMQLMRDFGCYPAANSSFLLNLGLETLPVRMKQYVENAKIVAEYLNNNDKVESVFYPGLEGNKYYPLVQKYLPLGASGVISFSIKGGRPVAVKFMDSLKLASNEVHVADIRTCVLHPASATHRQLTDEQLVAAGIDGGMIRFSVGLENVEDILDDLKQAFAAI encoded by the coding sequence ATGAAGATCGAAACTAAATGTTTGCATGAGGGATATACCCCCAAGAACGGAGAACCCAGAGTTGTGCCCATAGTACAGAGCACTACTTATGTGTATGACTCCACCGATGCTGTGGCTGCGGTATTTGATGACCCCACCCTCAGCCTTATTTACGGACGTTTTGAGAACCCCACTACTGACGCAGTTGAAAAGAAGATCGCTGCTCTCGAGGGCGGTGTGGCAGCTATGTGTACTTCTTCCGGTCAGGCTGCTTCCCTCTGCTCGATACTGAACATCTGCGAGAGCGGTGACAGCTTTATCGCTTCTACCGCTATATACGGCGGCACTATCAACCTGTTCAGCATAACACTGAAAAAGCTGGGCATCGAGTGCATATGGGTAGACCCAGACTGCACAGAGGAAGAGCTTATGGCTGCATTCAAGCCCAACACCAAGCTGGTATTCGGTGAGACAATCGCTAACCCCTCACTGACTGTACTTGATATCGAAAAGTTCGCAAAGGCTGCACACGCTAACGGCGTTCCGCTGATAGTTGACAACACCTTTGCTACACCTATACTTTGCAGACCTATAGAGTGGGGTGCTGATATCGTTATACACTCCACATCAAAGTACATGGACGGCCATGCAGTACAGGTAGGCGGCGTTATCGTTGACAGCGGCAAGTTCGACTGGACAGCAAGCGGCAAGTTCCCCTGCATGACTGAACCCGATGAGAGCTATCACGGCACTATTTACACCGAGAAGTATCCTTTTGCACCTTTCATCGTAAAGGCTCGTATGCAGCTGATGAGAGACTTCGGCTGCTACCCTGCTGCTAACTCCTCTTTCCTGCTGAACCTCGGTCTGGAAACACTGCCTGTACGTATGAAGCAGTATGTTGAGAACGCTAAGATCGTAGCTGAGTACCTGAACAATAACGACAAGGTCGAGAGCGTGTTCTATCCCGGTCTGGAGGGCAACAAGTACTATCCTCTGGTACAGAAGTATCTGCCTCTTGGTGCTTCTGGCGTTATCAGCTTCTCTATCAAGGGCGGCAGACCTGTTGCTGTCAAGTTCATGGATAGCCTGAAACTTGCTTCCAACGAAGTTCACGTTGCAGATATCCGTACCTGCGTACTGCACCCCGCTTCTGCTACACACAGACAGCTGACCGATGAACAGCTGGTAGCCGCAGGCATCGACGGCGGTATGATAAGATTCTCCGTTGGTCTTGAAAACGTTGAGGATATACTGGACGATCTGAAGCAGGCATTTGCGGCTATCTGA
- a CDS encoding sugar transferase: protein MENITKNREQYKRLLNFIAALVIILFFVMGFSYVWYNHYNNKMHDPFWRYGNFLMIGIYCVLYTTFTSLFNGFRLGYSKFIGLFGSQVLGIVSTNALEMVLIALIGRNRMDLSPMAVLAAIQLVFAFPWSFAFTMIYTKMYPPRRLLIVYGNSNAKYLVNKMAQRTDKYNICAAVSCDESLEEIERRILRYEGTIITDIPGDLRNKLVKFCFEHSIRTYINPKLSDIIIRGADDFHLFDTPLLLSRNDGLKFEQRMMKRFFDIALAGIMLIVLMPFMLITALIIKLYDGGPVFYSQVRLTTGGRRFKVLKFRSMITDAEKKGGARLASENDDRITPVGKIIRKIRFDELPQLINILKGDMSFVGPRPERPELAERYELTMPEFKYRLKVKAGLTGYAQIMGKYNTTPYDKLKLDLMYIEHQSIREDLRIILSTVRTVFVPDATEGVDDDKPIETRRDLIGHDFSKDLGMTEEEVVEYEEENGLPKR, encoded by the coding sequence TTGGAAAATATCACTAAAAACCGCGAACAGTATAAGCGGCTGCTGAACTTTATCGCTGCACTTGTGATAATCCTGTTCTTTGTAATGGGCTTTTCATATGTGTGGTATAACCATTATAACAACAAGATGCATGACCCGTTCTGGAGGTACGGCAACTTCCTGATGATAGGCATCTACTGTGTACTGTACACGACATTCACAAGTCTGTTCAACGGGTTCAGGCTGGGATATTCAAAATTCATAGGACTTTTCGGCTCACAGGTGCTGGGCATAGTCAGCACCAATGCCTTGGAAATGGTGCTGATCGCACTTATAGGGCGTAACCGAATGGATCTATCCCCCATGGCGGTGCTTGCTGCGATACAGCTTGTATTTGCTTTTCCGTGGAGCTTTGCATTTACGATGATATACACCAAGATGTATCCGCCGAGACGGCTGCTGATAGTTTACGGAAATTCCAACGCAAAATACCTTGTAAACAAAATGGCGCAGCGTACTGACAAGTACAATATATGTGCGGCTGTAAGCTGTGATGAGAGCCTTGAGGAGATAGAACGGCGCATACTCAGGTATGAGGGCACTATAATAACCGATATCCCGGGTGATCTGAGAAACAAGCTGGTGAAATTCTGCTTTGAGCATTCCATACGCACCTATATCAACCCCAAGCTTTCTGATATAATAATCCGCGGTGCTGACGACTTCCACCTGTTTGATACTCCCCTGCTGCTTTCCAGGAATGACGGTCTGAAATTTGAACAGCGCATGATGAAAAGGTTCTTCGATATAGCACTGGCAGGAATAATGCTTATAGTGCTCATGCCCTTCATGCTGATAACCGCCCTGATCATAAAGCTGTATGACGGCGGTCCTGTGTTCTACTCACAGGTAAGGCTCACCACAGGGGGACGCAGATTCAAGGTACTGAAATTCAGGAGCATGATAACCGATGCTGAGAAAAAGGGTGGTGCAAGGCTGGCATCCGAAAACGATGACCGCATAACCCCCGTGGGAAAGATAATCAGAAAGATACGCTTCGATGAACTTCCGCAGCTGATAAACATACTCAAAGGCGATATGTCCTTTGTGGGACCCCGTCCCGAACGTCCCGAGCTGGCGGAGAGATATGAGCTGACAATGCCCGAATTCAAGTACAGGCTGAAAGTAAAAGCAGGGCTGACAGGCTATGCTCAGATAATGGGCAAGTACAACACCACCCCATACGACAAGCTGAAGCTCGACCTTATGTATATCGAACACCAGTCGATCAGGGAAGACCTGAGGATAATACTGAGTACAGTACGTACTGTATTCGTACCCGATGCTACGGAGGGCGTTGACGATGACAAGCCCATAGAAACAAGGCGTGATCTCATAGGACATGATTTCAGCAAGGATCTGGGCATGACCGAGGAAGAGGTCGTTGAATACGAGGAGGAGAACGGGCTCCCGAAAAGATAG
- a CDS encoding tRNA threonylcarbamoyladenosine dehydratase, translating to MKEQYSRSELLLGSEAMDKLKNSRVAVFGVGGVGGFAVEALARCGVGTLDLIDNDTVSITNINRQIIALHSTIGKLKTEVAAERVHDIDPDIKVNVHSCFFMPDTADSFDFTQYDYVVDAIDTVTGKIEIIMRAKAAGVPVISAMGAGNKLDPAAFRVTDIYKTKGCPLARVMRRELKKRGVEKLKVVYSEEEPITPRKNSEEPQNGRRSVPGSVSFVPSVAGLILAGEVIKDIIG from the coding sequence ATGAAAGAACAGTATTCACGAAGCGAACTGCTGCTTGGCAGCGAAGCTATGGATAAACTTAAAAACAGCCGCGTGGCAGTATTCGGTGTAGGCGGTGTAGGCGGTTTTGCCGTTGAGGCACTGGCACGCTGCGGTGTGGGCACCCTTGACCTTATTGACAATGACACCGTAAGTATCACCAATATCAACCGTCAGATAATCGCACTGCACAGCACCATAGGCAAGCTGAAAACAGAAGTCGCCGCAGAGAGGGTGCATGACATCGACCCCGATATAAAGGTGAATGTCCACAGCTGCTTCTTCATGCCCGATACGGCTGACAGCTTTGATTTTACACAGTATGACTATGTAGTTGACGCAATCGACACCGTTACGGGAAAGATAGAGATAATAATGCGTGCAAAGGCTGCAGGTGTCCCTGTGATATCCGCCATGGGTGCAGGCAACAAGCTTGACCCTGCCGCATTCAGGGTGACTGATATATACAAGACCAAAGGCTGTCCCCTTGCAAGGGTAATGCGCCGCGAACTGAAAAAACGGGGTGTTGAAAAACTGAAAGTGGTATACTCCGAGGAAGAACCAATCACACCCCGTAAAAACTCCGAAGAACCGCAGAACGGCAGACGTTCCGTTCCCGGCTCGGTATCATTTGTCCCCTCCGTGGCAGGACTGATACTTGCAGGCGAAGTGATAAAGGATATCATCGGCTGA
- a CDS encoding CotH kinase family protein, translating to MKRLISAAAALMIVMSMAGCSGIDAKDKEPSSAALAAEEQPKVDAAAGIATISIVTDDSDEKGSLGFVTDPVAPHVSELIASWTPGYKIPPEPYYKECTITLYDEDAKPVSEGIRGNVKVRGNWTTTYDKKPLRIKFDEKQSLFGLNDGAEMKNWLLMAGYKDGSMLRDKASLQMARGILEKDGLYAADAKLVDVMINGTYWGVYLLTEQQQISPERVDITEAEKDYKGTDIGYFMEFDGYFYNEDELHSFFVDYNDNAPLTPYDGKGGSGRTMQALGSGDPEDPKEDVGITIKSDIYSQEQHDFIANFTNNVYNIMYRAAYDDEAWVFDDSFSKITKSDELTPREAVEKVVNVDSLADMYIVSELTCDADIYWSSFFMDADFGEKGDKKLTFEAPWDFDSGLGNKDRCADGTGYYAANIVPDVNGGASGGGAYDTINPWLAVLMYEDWFTDIIKEKWKTAYDAGVFTDALDTINSDKTKYKDAFVRNYSRWDNLVHNDDFANELTDRAKNCKTQEEAADYLHEWLAARVEFMNGEFNK from the coding sequence ATGAAAAGACTCATAAGCGCAGCTGCAGCTCTGATGATAGTTATGTCAATGGCAGGATGCTCGGGCATTGATGCAAAGGATAAAGAGCCATCTTCTGCTGCACTGGCAGCCGAGGAGCAGCCGAAGGTGGATGCTGCCGCAGGTATAGCGACTATATCCATAGTCACCGATGACAGTGATGAAAAAGGCTCACTTGGTTTCGTGACCGACCCTGTGGCACCCCATGTTTCCGAGCTGATAGCAAGCTGGACACCTGGCTACAAGATACCTCCCGAGCCTTATTACAAGGAATGCACCATAACGCTGTATGATGAAGATGCAAAGCCTGTATCCGAAGGTATTCGAGGTAATGTCAAGGTTCGCGGCAACTGGACGACCACATACGATAAAAAGCCTCTGAGGATAAAGTTCGATGAAAAGCAGTCCCTGTTCGGGCTCAATGACGGTGCTGAAATGAAGAACTGGCTCCTCATGGCAGGATACAAGGACGGCTCAATGCTGCGCGACAAGGCATCGCTGCAAATGGCAAGAGGAATACTTGAAAAGGACGGGCTGTATGCGGCTGATGCAAAGCTTGTGGATGTGATGATCAACGGTACCTACTGGGGCGTGTATCTTTTGACCGAACAGCAGCAGATATCACCTGAAAGAGTTGATATCACCGAAGCCGAGAAGGACTACAAGGGCACAGATATCGGCTACTTTATGGAGTTCGACGGCTATTTCTACAACGAGGACGAGCTGCACAGCTTCTTTGTTGACTACAACGATAACGCGCCGCTCACACCCTATGACGGCAAAGGCGGCAGCGGCAGGACCATGCAGGCACTCGGCAGCGGAGATCCTGAGGATCCCAAGGAGGATGTGGGCATCACTATCAAGAGCGATATCTATTCTCAGGAACAGCACGATTTCATAGCAAATTTCACCAACAATGTATACAACATAATGTACCGCGCTGCTTATGATGACGAAGCATGGGTGTTCGATGACAGCTTCTCCAAGATCACAAAGTCAGATGAACTAACTCCCCGCGAGGCTGTAGAAAAGGTTGTCAATGTGGATTCTCTTGCTGATATGTACATCGTCAGCGAGCTTACCTGCGATGCGGATATCTATTGGTCAAGCTTTTTCATGGATGCTGATTTCGGAGAGAAGGGCGATAAGAAACTGACCTTTGAAGCACCGTGGGATTTCGATTCGGGGCTTGGCAATAAGGACAGATGCGCTGACGGTACAGGCTATTATGCCGCAAATATAGTACCCGATGTAAACGGCGGAGCAAGCGGCGGCGGTGCGTATGATACCATAAATCCGTGGCTGGCTGTGCTGATGTACGAGGACTGGTTCACCGATATCATAAAGGAGAAATGGAAGACAGCCTATGATGCAGGGGTCTTCACCGATGCCCTTGATACCATAAACAGTGATAAGACAAAATACAAGGATGCATTTGTGCGCAACTACTCCCGCTGGGACAATCTTGTCCACAACGATGATTTTGCAAACGAGCTCACCGACAGAGCAAAGAACTGCAAGACCCAGGAGGAGGCAGCCGACTATCTCCATGAATGGCTGGCAGCCAGGGTGGAGTTTATGAACGGAGAATTCAATAAATAG